The sequence TTTCATGCTGACGTTTGATGGTATATCTCTGATATAAATGACTCGAGTTGGGTTTATGGATGAATCCAGACTAGTTTTATATTGACCCACCGGACTAGATAGTGGACTCTGAGAGTCCGAAGATAAAGAGGACAGCTGCGAGTCAACTGgttttgatttatataGGTTTGGGATATTAATTGCATTCTTATTTTCTACATTCCCTTCTTCATCTTGTCGTGattcaaaataaacaatactTGGTACAATGTTGGACTCCTGTTTGGCACGATCTATTCGATAATTATTTCGAAAATTTGTACTTGGCTTACGTCTGAGGTGCCTAGAAGTTCTTcctaaataatttttggcCAATCTTCTGAAACCAATTAACTCATAATTTTTGGCattgtttaaaaaattaaatttagttGTAGATACATTGGACAATTCATAGTTCCTATTATTAATACCTCGAAAATTTGTTATGTCATTAGATCTATTATCagatgaaaaattgtttGGGTAAAGATTGTAGCTATACGTTAACATTTTTGTAAGcctttttttttgttctaTTTAATTTGTAGAATTAACACtaacaaattataaatgtagttatttaaaatatactgTTTTGTTAGgagtaataataatttgtaAAAATAAGCGTTTAACTTAAATAACAGAGTAAACTTAGAAGTGACTTTCCTCttttactattattatttgcatttatatattaaaaggTTACCTTTTACTTATTCATAGTTTTGTGTTATTTCTTCCTTGTGTCACCAAATTGCTATTTCTGACACCTAGTGCCAAAAAAATTCACAAAACATACACTAgtaaatgttttaaaaagATACCACgtcattatcattaatcTGGATATTCTTCATATATGGATATTCTTTATATGTAGATATTCTATATGATTATATACAATATTTTGGTAATGATACTTCTCTAAGTGGAATCAGAGACGGACACATCACACATGTCACCACGACGAGAAGTTtctaatttcatcaattcaCGTAATAACATTGTAGCATATGCAGATACACCAAGTTTGAATTTTATGACGACAGCTGTTTTATCACCCCCTTTATCTGGCATGTAACGTTCAAGTTTATCTTTCATATATTTCTGGCTGTTATCCTTAGCACGTTTATTGTTTAACATTTCAAGATCGGTGTTCACTAACTGTTGTGTTGATTCCTTGTACTTAACTATTTTATACTCCATCTCTTGTGGTATATGAATCACATTTCTATAAGAACCGGccattgaaaaatcacGGACCTTTCTTCTCATATTGGTTGGGTCCATGTTATCTTGAGCTAATAGGTCAACATATgctttatataattcagGATTCTCAGGATATTTAATATCGAATCCGGGAGTTGGTAAAACAATATCGGCAATAGTGAATTTGCCTGACTCTATATCCTCTGAGGTCAAGGGTCTTGCACGGATAAACTTAGCTTGGTTTgtatcttcttcaaattcatttgaATCTTCTTCCACTGTAACTCTTGattgttcttcttcagaAATTACTAAGTCGCCAACAATTGGTTTTGGTCCAAAACTTGCCAATCTTTTAGAGGCCACTGCATTCCAAATAAAACTTTGATAAGCATGGACATACATTGTTCTTAAGTTTCTTGGAATTTTCATAATAGCAATATAGTATGAATTTGAAGAGTAATCACCACtgctttctttttcttgaGAAGCcaaagaatataataatgctTTTTCAGCCATACAATCATGAGGCATAATCTTAAGAGTACCGGCAGCATCTTTGGTTTTTTCCCAATATTGCCTGGCTTCTTTGGATTTTGGTAAAACATTTTCTTGAtcagataaaattaaattggCTGCTTTTTCCCAGTTTTCCATCAGAAGTTCTCTTCCAACAACATGGGTTGAAATACTGAAAGTACCAAAACGTTGCATGCCGAAGTAGTTAATAAAACCATTCTTGTTAATAGATTCACAACCTTTACTTAAAGTATCCTCTAAGGAGTCTGTAGAAGATTCTTTAGTTTTCACATCTCTGATAGtgataataaattcattgcCAGACAGGTCACCCAAGTTCAAAGACTCATCTTTGAATTCGTAACCTCCAATAAGCATACCTCTTAATGTTTTATTCAAGGCATTTAATCTATCTagtttaatttttgaaatcgAGAGTCTTTGTACTGTAACACCTCTACGATCTTTAGTACCTGCATATCTAATCATTTTAGTTGGTATTcttaaaaatttacaaattAAGTTCACAGCCTGCATGGTGTCCTTATTCTCTTTATGCAATGtgaaatgaataaattcTTTACTAGGACCATAACCCCAGTTTTCCACACCATTGGCATCTTTATTCTGTTCTGTTAGAATTTGTTTATTAACTCTAGAATTTCTGTTATTTCTTGCAATTTTAAAAGTGTTTGTCTCTGTAGTGACAGACTCTAATTCGTTGTTAAAGGCTTTTCTTAATAAGATGTGTAAATTAGTTCTATCAGTCTTATCGTCAAAGAATTTCTTAGTCTCCATTGTTTGAGCTTCTTTAAAAACACATTCGATTTTTTGaacatcttcttcatccaACATATCTACTAATTGTTTTCTCAGTTCTGGATCTAGTTGAAATTGTGCTCTTTGAGCCGCTTCTTCTTCACGCTTCTTTTGTTTCTCTTCTTGAGAAGGTTTTGGTTTCTTTGGAATATTAAAACctttatcatttaaatgaaCAACCTTGCCATCTAATccaatttcattaactaAGAAATCAGTGTACCTTTGCTTGATTTGGCCAATGAAGCCAGAATGATCAAGAGAAACAAACCCAGTGATCCCAACATCAGGTTCACGAATGCTTAAATCTTGAGTCATTGATTCTTGTTGATTATCACTCTTGAATCTCTTAGTTTGAGCATCATCCTCACCAACAGCATCTGGCTGAGGTCTCTTATCGTGTAATTCAGATTCTGACATATTTTCAACTTATCACACCTCCCACACTTAAATTTTCTACGTTTATATCTCAGAGAGAACCACTAATGTAAACCATAAAACTTAATAGGATATCTTGcttttaactttaaaaGTGGCTTTGTTCTATTGCATATCTGTGTCTATCTGTATGTCTTTTACATTATTTTGCGATGAGCTTAGCTTGGATCGAAAATTTTCAGTGTGACATTTCTATGACAAGGGAAAAGGAAGGTACTTAAGTGAGAAAAGGTGTGAAAATGTAAAAGGAATGGTCAGAAAACCATGGTAATTGGTGGCTATTTACTGATAAAATTGTGGAGTAAGTAATTGATATGGTTATCTACTATTTTCATATGTTAAATTGTGCTTAGAACCTCTAAATAACGGTTATTTTATATGATTTCTATGTGATGGTCAGCCTGGTTACTTGTTTAGTCACCATGTACGAGTGTGCATATATGTTTCATAAATCATATGTACATAATAAACACATGCctgttttaatttatataaaagtgTATTGAGTGCTGCATGTTAATTTATCGGCAACAGTTACAGTTTATATTGTAGTGAACTAGTGAACATCCTCAGGCCTTTGCAAAAGTGCAGTTCAAGTTAAACTGTGTTTGCCTTACGACAACGGAATAAAAGAGAGTATGTCTCCACCTACAGAGGAGAAAAGGGAAGGCATTCCTAGAAAAGTTGAGACAGTGGAAGAGATTCTTATCAAATGTGAATGTTGGGTCAAGAAGGATAATGAAGAGAGATTAGCTGAAATTTTATCGATAAACTCACGTAGATCGCCTCCTAAGTTTTATGTCCATTACGTTGATTTCAATAAACGTTTAGATGAATGGATCACTACGGACAGAATTAATTTGGAGAAAGATGTTATCTTTGCGAGACCTAAGGAGATCGAAGAGGAACAAACTCCAAAGAAGAAGCTGAAGAAACGTAAGAAACAATCAGGAGCTGGTCAAGAGACAACTTCTGCTGTCGCATCAGATGATGAGAAGATAAAATCAGAGACTCCAGAGAGTACCGGTGTGATGGATTTAGACAATTTAAATGTGCAAGGTCTTCGTGATGAAGAGATAACGAGAGAGGAAgagataaaaaaattgagaaCTTCTGGGTCAATGACGCAAAATCCACATGAAGTTGCAAGAGTCAGGAACTTAAGCAAAGTTATCATGGGTATGTATGAAATTGAACCATGGTATTTTTCTCCCTATCCGATTGAATTGACAGACTTAGACACTATATATATCGATGACTTTACTCTAGAATATTTTGGATCAAAAAAACAGTACGAAAGAAACAGAAAGAAATCAACACTTAGACATCCACCAGgaaatgaaatttataGAGACGATTTTGtgtcattttttgaaattgatggAAAGAAACAAAGGACGTGGTGCAGAAATTTATGTTTgctttcaaaattattctTGGATCATAAAACATTATACTATGATGTCGatccatttttattttattgtatGACACGAAAGGATGAATTGGGCCATCATTTGGTCGGATACTTTTCAAAGGAAAAGGAATCTGCTGAAGGTTATAATTTAGCATGTATTCTAACTCTACCACAATACCAGAGAATGGGTTATggtaaattattaattcaattttcaTATGAATTATCAAAGATCGAGGGTAAAGTCGGTTCTCCAGAAAAACCACTATCTGATTTGGGTCTGTTGTCTTACAGAGCATATTGGGCTGAAGTGTTAATAAATACTTTAGTTGAGCATAGTAATGAAATAACAATCGATGAAATCAGTTCTATAACTTCAATGACTACTACAGATATACTGCATACGGCCAAAactttgaatattttaaggTATTATAAAGGTCAacatattatatttttaagtCAAGAGGTTCtagataaatataatcaaaTGAAGGAAAAGAAGAGGAGATCTATTAATCCCCAATACTTAAATTGGGTTCCACCTGTATTTACAGCGGCACAATTAAGATTTGCATGGTAAGTTTTTACCTCATATGACAATAGGATATGTATGTATTATATTAGAGATCGTGACTGCCTAGTCCACACgactttaaataataatgtaaCACTAAATAGataaaacattattttttatgtCTATATGCTGATGAAAAACCCTCTATTGTAAAAAGTTTTTTTGtcatatattgaaaatcaATCAAATGGTAAAGGTTTATTCTTATTCATTGCATTAATTTGAGAAGCTGCAATTGCACTCGGTACTTTGATACCACAACAATCACCATACGTTGAATGTGCATGACCTTCAGCTAAGCATTCATCTTCTTCGCCCCCATCATGAATATGCTCTCTTGGAGGTGAAACATTCTCAGGacaaattaaaaacatatcattgaaataaaaatgttgcATGATAGgcaatttctttattacTTCAGCCTCATACATTTTAAACATACCTTCTGCAACTTTCGACCATTTTTTGACACCACTGATATCATCTAACATTGGTGAGTGCCACCTTAACGTTGTGGTCGTCTTTActgaattaataaattcaatgcAACCGaagtataaatatttatcagCAAACATTTCAATTAGATCATCGTTATGAATGGATGATGGTTTCAAATGTTTATGTGTAGATAATTGATAGGCACCGAATAAAAATGGTAAGAAGTGGTAGTCATCCAGCCCCCAGACACCATGAGACCCTGCAGGTTCCAACCAATATTGCAATTCCAGAACTctcattaattttaaatactGAATAAACACCTTCAGCACTAGATTTGTTGCATCTCTTTccaaatcaaatattttaaaactaGTTAATCCATAAATAAAACacataaaatttaattcatgACCAGAACCATAATCGATTCTTTGCTTATTGCCCCATGACTCGTCGACGTAAACGTATAATTGCTCTATTTGAGAATCCGTTAATGAAGGAAAGCATTCCTTCAATAAGGTTTTTGATTGAGAAGTTAAATCATCGTAAAAGTCCCTAAATTCTACCTTACCAAACCTAGAACTATGTGCATCTTTGACCACTGGATGtttaaaaagaattgaCTGCACTTTATGTAGTAACTTCATCATGGACTCCACAGGCTGGCTTATAGGTAATGTGTAATCTGTATTTTCCTTTCCTTCCACAGATTTTGCTAATTGTTTCAAGAAGTTGAGAAGATCAGCTTGGGTTTGGGACCTGTCCCATATTTCCATATCTGCGTTAGTAAGCAACCTTTTCTGAGGAAGCATAGTGTATGTGATAATGTAAGGTAAACTACAGTGTACTGGTATGCAATGCCGGTATCTTTATGGACATAGTACAAGAGTAAATGGGAAACACATATATTCACAAAACTACATTCATTTACATAAACCTTTACACgatttattgtatttttatatatttaaaggaaGAATATTCCTTAAGACGTTCGGATAACGCTGTAACTGGAATTATGATGTTATAATAGTTCAATATgcattttaattatatatatactataCATTTTCTCAAACTATTAATGGAGAAGTAACTTTAATCAGCAAGATTCAACTCTACATTTTTGAAGCCATATTTATCCTTGTTGTcgtaatatatttttttcagttcTTCGACGTATAAGTCGTGATAATAATCAACCATTTCATTTGAGGGGTCAGTTGtgaattctttaattataattggTTTCCCAACTACAATATTCATTGGTGTTCTAAACGGTAGTAAACCAAAGTCATAATTAAAAACACCTCTTGCATAGAAGAAAGGGATTGTAAAACTGAACGTTTCTTTTATCCACAGTTGTATATTTCTTAAGAATGAGCCATCTTTtgtttgtattattttgtatGAATTTGTTTCTCCAAAACTGAATACTGGAACCAAATGAGTATTTCCTGAAGTTATTGCCAATTTGACAAAACCTTTCCTCTTCTTAATTACCAAATCAACTTTATTAACCTGGCACAGCAGTGACTCCATCGCCCCTCCAATTACTATACAAATTGATTGGTCATTTCCCAGCACTTTCAATGCATTTTTCCTTGATACAGATGTGATCCCCAGGGCCATTAGGTAGTCTCTATAAATTGGGATGTGGAATTGGGTCACCAATGTCATCAACGATATAGGGATCCCTGGGAATAAGCTTGAGTAGTTACAACCTTCAGTAGCAAAAGCACCGAATGCACCTAAAGCACCAATTCCGTGAGGATGATaaccaaatatatattttggtCCTACCCTTTCACCATTCTCATTGAAGGTAGGCTCCAAATCGACCGTCTTATGCAAAGAAATTGGGAAATAATTACAATAGTATTTCCAAAGCAACAAACTCCTGAAAAATGGAGAATACCTCTTAACAACATTACCATCAGCAGGTGATCTGTCGAACATGTAGTACACCATATATGGAATAATTACAATCCAAAACCTTGGGAAAGCAATGAGTAACAGAAATAAAACGGAAAACATCCCCATTGAAGTGATGTGCCAGGCACATGCTAGCGTTTGCAACCTTCTCTGTAATGGAGTGTTGATATCACAATGCAGCGTATTAATAATCGGTACATCTGTCTTAACAACACTGCTCCTCAGACGCAAACTTATATTATCATGCTTCATCATACCTGTGTATGAGTATGTGAGTGTGTACCTAGTATAATGGCTTGTTGCAGTGTGAGATATAGTTTTGCAACAAAGACACAAAggatatatttatatataactgATATACATAGTAGTGAAAAAGGAAATTACAGAAAAAAGTCATTGTACTAAGTCCACGAGCGGTTAAGAAACTGCACCTGATGACTATTGGATCTTATATACGAGAATGAGAACCCATTTAGAATCTGCTTGACGCCAGGGATACGCCATGGCATTTCTGCTCTTGTCGGTGGAACGGATCACTTTTGATGTCATGCCACTATCACTATGTTGGCGCCCTGGGATAGTCTGCACCCGGACACCCCACTAGGCCCTGTCAAAGTgaatattaacaataacTAAGTGAATATTGAGCTTGCCAAGTGTAGACCAACTCTCTGATGCGAATGGACAAGGGCAGTGCCTCTGGCACTGCCCTTGTCCATTCGCATCTTGACGTTACTATCAACATAACCGCCACCGATCGTGTCTACCATTGCCTCGACAATCCTAACCGTCACCCACACACTTGCACCAAGACATCACCATCTACATATCCCAAGCTCTCAAATCCTTTCTTCTATATCTCATCCAAACCCATCCAACCCATCAAGTAGCTGGATGAAGTTTTGAGGCGGTAAGTGATTTGCAAGCCTTTTTGAGAGTGTCCCCCCTGTCTCAAGCCAGACGGTGTTtggaaacaaaaaaataaatttatatataaagggGGGGTGGGGGGATTTATGGAATAGGAAGGTTCTTTATTACAGATGTcgttttattttatttgatttgtagttttttatttgatgtaTTAGAAAGAGTTCAAGTCAAAAAGTCTTAggttataatattttgcGTTTCGGTAACGATACCATCTTTCGTGAGTATTTTGAGGATCTATCTTTTTTGTctgtatttattataacTACAATCTATcgttttcattaatatgtTGCTACAACTATCTCAGTTATTGCCATTGGCTTTGTTACTGCTTGGCGCATCTGATGTTGTGGAAGGGAAGAAGTTTACCTCTAAGATTTACAAGAGGGATATCAACAATGAGCAACTCAAGGATTTCACTTTCAAGGAGCAGATCCAACAGTTGGGGATGAAATATTTGCGTAACTTTGAAAAGTTCAACCCAGAGGTTCAATTCCAAGCAAACCATCCTTTTGGACAAAATGTATTCTCTACTAATCCGTTGAATGAAGGGGGTTCTCACAATGTGCCATTATCAAACTATTTGAACGCTCAGTACTACACTGACATTTCTCTTGGTACTCCAAAACAGAATTTTAAAGTCATTCTGGACACAGGTTCTTCCAATTTGTGGGTCCCATCAAAGGACTGTACTTCTTTGGCTTGTTACTTGCATTCCAAGTATGATCATGACGAATCGACTACTTATGAAAAGAATGGCACTAAATTCACTATTCAGTACGGTTCTGGCTCTATGGACGGCTACATTTCAAGAGATACTTTGATCATTGGTGATGATCTAGTCATTCCAGAACAAGATTTTGCTGAAGCCACTAGTGAACCAGGCTTGGCTTTTGCATTTGGTAAATTCGACGGTATTTTAGGTCTAGCTTACGACACCATTGCTGTCAATAAAGTTGTTCCACCGTTTTACAACGCAATTAAGCAAGGCATTTTAGATGAAAATAAGTTTGCCTTCTATTTAGGAGATACAAACAAAGACAACAAGAGCGGTGGTGAAGCTACTTTTGGTGGTTACGacaaatcaaaatttacaGGTGATATCACCTGGTTACCAGTCAGACGTAAGGCCTACTGGGAAGTCAAATTCGATTCTATTGCTTTAGGTGATGAAGTTGCCTCTCTAGATGGCTACGGTGCTGCGATCGACACTGGTACTTCTTTAATCACTTTACCATCTGGTTTAGCCGAAGTCATCAACACTCAAATTGGTGCTAAGAAGTCATGGTCTGGTCAATACACTATTGACTGTGATACAAGAGACGCTCTACCAGACATGACCTTCAACTTCAACGGTTATAACTTCACCGTTTCTCCATACGACTACACTCTAGAGATGTCCGGCTCCTGTATTTCCGCTATCACCCCAATGGACTTCCCAGAACCAGTCGGCCCACTAGCTATCATTGGTGACGCTTTCTTAAGAAAGTACTACTCCATCTACGATCTAGATAACAACGCCGTCGGTCTAGCCAAGTCTATTTAAGAACCAGTTTACCATTTGACAAAGTGTCCTAGAGACCCTACAACGTTCGTTTCCTATTGCTCCTCTGCTGGAATCAATAAAAGGGGATGCCCTCTACTACTTGAAGGGtggaaaaaatattctttacaataacaaataataataaaaataaacatatacatatacatatacatatacatatacatgCAGTGTAGGATCTGTATACTTTCAACAAATTATAACTAAATAGAACCATGCAATGCCTTATCCAGATGTCTCTATATGTCTCTATATGTCTTTATATGCGTTAATATGCCATTTTGTTATGTGTGGTCGGGTAGTTGCAAGCAAGTTTCTAATTACTTCCTAAAGCGGAAATTTGATAACACTGAAACACATCGATTTGAAGTCTTTACTACACTGCTACAACATAAAGATCAATcactaatatataaatatatgcaTGTATACGTGTACGTATGTAATATTAGTGGGCAATCGTGTCCTGAATGCAAGTGTCTTCTTCGTACTAAGATAATTCATCAACACAATTCTACACAAATCAACCACACAGCGCATGTTTCCTCCACAATCGCCTTCATTAAGGTCAGTTGGATCATTCAACAATTTGAAGAAAGGCAACAGGTTCGGCACTACTTCAACCACTACAACGAGATCGAGCTCTCCTATAAGATCCGTCTCGTCTCATTCCGATGGGCAATACCATCACAGTATAAAGAGTCGtattattagaaataatCCAAACAGTAATCAGCAAACACATGAAGCCTATACCGGTAAGATAATAGTAGCTATTAGACCTAAACCAATATCCAACAACGAGAAGAAAGTGTGGAATATAGTCgataataaaagaatagCACATGATGATGTTGGCGAGTTCAGATTAGATCGGATCTTCGATTGTGACGTTTCCAATTTGGAAATATATTCAGAGCTATGTAAGCCATTAATCGATAAATTGGCAATGGGGTATAACGCGACTCTCTTTGCGTACGGTATGACTGGTTCAGGGAAAACGTTTACTATGAGCGGGACTCAAGAGGATACTGGGTTGATTCCATTATCGATATCACATTTATTCAATACCattaatgaagaaaatctACTGGGGAAAAAAAAGTATGAAATGTTGGTATCGTATATGGAAATTTATAATGAGAAATTGTATGATCTGTTAGATACAAATGTGGAAGGAGTTAATTTTGGCTACAGTAGTAATTTACAGACTCCGCCGAGGTTTGGTAATAGTTTCAACAGTGCACAAGATTTGAGGATACGGGATGATGCACAATATGGTATTAAAGTGGTCGGTTTATCGGAGCACAGGTGTTCTTCAAAGGACGACTTAATGAAATGGGTTAGAATTGGtgataagaataaaaagATTAGTGAAACAGAATATAACTCAAGGAGTTCCAGATCACATTCGATTCTGCTGGTGAGATTAATTGCAACTGATTTGGAAACTGGAATTGTGACGACAAGTACACTTTCGCTGTGTGATTTGGCTGGCTCCGAAAAAGCAACAAGTCAACAAGAAAGACGAAAGGAAGGTGCATTTATAAATAAGTCATTGCTTGCATTGGGTACTGTCATTGCAAAGCTAAGTTCAGAATCTAATCAGCATAGAAATGCAGATAATGTTAACCACCAAGAAACCTCTAATCCAAATAACAGCCATATTCCTTATCGTGATTCTAAGCTGACACGTATTTTACAACCGGCATTAAGTGGAAATAGTATTATAACCACTATATGCACTGTCGATATCCGATCGGATGCTTCTTCAGAAACATTGAATACCCTAAGATTTGCTTCTAGAGCTAAAAATGTATCACTTCATGTAACTAAAAAGCAAAATGTCAGTAAggatgaagaaaaagataaacTAATATTTACTTTGATACAACAGTTggaagaacaaaaaaaattaatagatGATATGAATGTCAATAAAATGAGCGGTAATGtcttaaattttgaaaaacatGCGGTACCTTTTGCAAATGAGATGGTAGCAAATGCAAATAGTGGCcccaataataatatagaCACATCAAGAACTGAAAAAAGTAATATCGTGGATCCCAGTTATGCCCTGTTAGAAAGTGAGAATAAAGTATTGAAGTTCAAATTAGAACATTGTGAAAACTTGTTAGATAAAGATATTGTAGAGTTACAAGATCGTCAAATGATTAACATTGTTGAAATGTTACCAGATGGTGTAGGTACTCTGttagaaatgaaattcCAAGGTCTTGAATCGCAGATCAGgcaatataaattatacaCAGCAAACTTAGAAAAGAGACTAGCTTCgaataaaaatgatgagAATAGGCACAACAGTGGTTCCAATATGGTTATTCCAATCAATAGCGCACAGGGGAGCCGTATTGCTTCAAATAACAGCGATATATCCATGGCTGATAATTGTTCTGAAGAAGACCCATACGACATAATTAGGCATAAGGAAGAGGAGATAAAAGAGCTTAAGAAAGGGTTAGAACGCAAGGACAAAATGATTGAAGCCCTGCAAAGTGCCAGAAGGTTGAGACACCGGGCACTAAAACCACTAGCTGAAGCAAATTTACTCTACGAAAATGAGCAAGAGAATAGAggatttaataatttagaaaGATAGAATAGGTTCAAAACAATTCATAGAACTAAGTAAGAAGttgtaaatttataataatttataacGTTGtactaatatattaatattccATATATGTATATCATTTTAAATGCAATATGTTAATGAGTGATTAAATGCCTGTACTTTTTTGCTTTTTGACAATATCTTATCGTTATCTATCCATCTATATCATAGTTAAGATCATATGTCTGAGCTTTACCTTTGTCATTTGTCGGTTCTTCATTGGTTTCAGTATTGTGACTTGTAGATGCTTTATTGAAGTTGTCCCTTTCACCACCATCTTCGGTTTCATAGTTAATCAATGCATCACCCCAAATGCAAAACAATCCTTTTGAGAATCCATTTTGTAAAACATGGAtaattttacattttttgGTCACTCCAAACACCTTCCTTGTTGCCATTGCTATCTGACTTAATTGTGAGTTCTTCGGAAgaaacaatataatattttcactCACTGAACGGAAACCTTCTAGTAATTCAGTCAACCCTACTGGCAACAAAGAGTTTTCTAAATCGTACtcttttgatttcaaatatagTGGACCACCCCAAGGAGGAGAACCGAATATACAATCTATTCCTAGTTGTTGGATCTTCCCCTTTTTCACCATCTGAGTCCATGAACCATATTTCAACCAAATCCTATCCGCTAGGCCGTAACTTTGTGCATTCCGATAAGTGCAATACAAATGGTCTATTGAAAAATCGACACCGTAAACTTTAGGAAAGAGCTTAGCAAACTGTATAGTGTTCCCACCACCACCACAAAAGACATCCAAAACTTTTGTTGCAGCTGGCAAGCACGCCCTGACGTAC comes from Tetrapisispora phaffii CBS 4417 chromosome 4, complete genome and encodes:
- the DGA1 gene encoding diacylglycerol O-acyltransferase (similar to Saccharomyces cerevisiae DGA1 (YOR245C); ancestral locus Anc_8.675); the encoded protein is MMKHDNISLRLRSSVVKTDVPIINTLHCDINTPLQRRLQTLACAWHITSMGMFSVLFLLLIAFPRFWIVIIPYMVYYMFDRSPADGNVVKRYSPFFRSLLLWKYYCNYFPISLHKTVDLEPTFNENGERVGPKYIFGYHPHGIGALGAFGAFATEGCNYSSLFPGIPISLMTLVTQFHIPIYRDYLMALGITSVSRKNALKVLGNDQSICIVIGGAMESLLCQVNKVDLVIKKRKGFVKLAITSGNTHLVPVFSFGETNSYKIIQTKDGSFLRNIQLWIKETFSFTIPFFYARGVFNYDFGLLPFRTPMNIVVGKPIIIKEFTTDPSNEMVDYYHDLYVEELKKIYYDNKDKYGFKNVELNLAD
- the ESA1 gene encoding NuA4 histone acetyltransferase complex catalytic subunit ESA1 (similar to Saccharomyces cerevisiae ESA1 (YOR244W); ancestral locus Anc_8.673), yielding MSPPTEEKREGIPRKVETVEEILIKCECWVKKDNEERLAEILSINSRRSPPKFYVHYVDFNKRLDEWITTDRINLEKDVIFARPKEIEEEQTPKKKLKKRKKQSGAGQETTSAVASDDEKIKSETPESTGVMDLDNLNVQGLRDEEITREEEIKKLRTSGSMTQNPHEVARVRNLSKVIMGMYEIEPWYFSPYPIELTDLDTIYIDDFTLEYFGSKKQYERNRKKSTLRHPPGNEIYRDDFVSFFEIDGKKQRTWCRNLCLLSKLFLDHKTLYYDVDPFLFYCMTRKDELGHHLVGYFSKEKESAEGYNLACILTLPQYQRMGYGKLLIQFSYELSKIEGKVGSPEKPLSDLGLLSYRAYWAEVLINTLVEHSNEITIDEISSITSMTTTDILHTAKTLNILRYYKGQHIIFLSQEVLDKYNQMKEKKRRSINPQYLNWVPPVFTAAQLRFAW
- the RRD2 gene encoding peptidylprolyl isomerase RRD2 (similar to Saccharomyces cerevisiae RRD2 (YPL152W); ancestral locus Anc_8.674), with amino-acid sequence MLPQKRLLTNADMEIWDRSQTQADLLNFLKQLAKSVEGKENTDYTLPISQPVESMMKLLHKVQSILFKHPVVKDAHSSRFGKVEFRDFYDDLTSQSKTLLKECFPSLTDSQIEQLYVYVDESWGNKQRIDYGSGHELNFMCFIYGLTSFKIFDLERDATNLVLKVFIQYLKLMRVLELQYWLEPAGSHGVWGLDDYHFLPFLFGAYQLSTHKHLKPSSIHNDDLIEMFADKYLYFGCIEFINSVKTTTTLRWHSPMLDDISGVKKWSKVAEGMFKMYEAEVIKKLPIMQHFYFNDMFLICPENVSPPREHIHDGGEEDECLAEGHAHSTYGDCCGIKVPSAIAASQINAMNKNKPLPFD
- the PUS7 gene encoding pseudouridine synthase PUS7 (similar to Saccharomyces cerevisiae PUS7 (YOR243C); ancestral locus Anc_8.671), which encodes MSESELHDKRPQPDAVGEDDAQTKRFKSDNQQESMTQDLSIREPDVGITGFVSLDHSGFIGQIKQRYTDFLVNEIGLDGKVVHLNDKGFNIPKKPKPSQEEKQKKREEEAAQRAQFQLDPELRKQLVDMLDEEDVQKIECVFKEAQTMETKKFFDDKTDRTNLHILLRKAFNNELESVTTETNTFKIARNNRNSRVNKQILTEQNKDANGVENWGYGPSKEFIHFTLHKENKDTMQAVNLICKFLRIPTKMIRYAGTKDRRGVTVQRLSISKIKLDRLNALNKTLRGMLIGGYEFKDESLNLGDLSGNEFIITIRDVKTKESSTDSLEDTLSKGCESINKNGFINYFGMQRFGTFSISTHVVGRELLMENWEKAANLILSDQENVLPKSKEARQYWEKTKDAAGTLKIMPHDCMAEKALLYSLASQEKESSGDYSSNSYYIAIMKIPRNLRTMYVHAYQSFIWNAVASKRLASFGPKPIVGDLVISEEEQSRVTVEEDSNEFEEDTNQAKFIRARPLTSEDIESGKFTIADIVLPTPGFDIKYPENPELYKAYVDLLAQDNMDPTNMRRKVRDFSMAGSYRNVIHIPQEMEYKIVKYKESTQQLVNTDLEMLNNKRAKDNSQKYMKDKLERYMPDKGGDKTAVVIKFKLGVSAYATMLLRELMKLETSRRGDMCDVSVSDST